One Microbacterium sp. No. 7 genomic window carries:
- a CDS encoding ABC transporter ATP-binding protein → MAETAVRVQSLRKTYGDRAVVDGVTFDIARGETFALLGPNGAGKSTTVEILEGYRRRSGGDVHVLGVDPEGGGLDWKARLGIVLQTAGQAGTATVREQLRQFAGFFPNPRDVDEVIAAVGLEDRASTRIAKLSGGQQRRVDVALGIVGNPELLFLDEPTTGFDPHARREFWELIRRLQTGGTTIVLTTHYLDEAAQLADRVAVIARGRLRAIGPVAGLGSAEARVPIVRWIEDGRPREERTTTPLALARALGERLGDEPLGLEIVRPSLEDIYLTLVADDAPQAEEAAR, encoded by the coding sequence ATGGCAGAGACAGCGGTGCGGGTGCAGAGCCTGCGCAAGACATACGGCGACCGCGCGGTCGTCGACGGCGTGACGTTCGACATCGCGCGGGGCGAGACGTTCGCCCTGCTCGGGCCGAACGGCGCGGGCAAGTCGACGACCGTCGAGATCCTGGAGGGATACCGGCGCCGCAGCGGCGGCGACGTGCACGTGCTCGGGGTCGACCCCGAGGGCGGCGGGCTGGACTGGAAGGCGCGGCTCGGCATCGTGCTGCAGACGGCGGGGCAGGCGGGCACGGCGACCGTGCGCGAGCAGCTGCGCCAGTTCGCCGGGTTCTTCCCGAACCCGCGCGACGTGGACGAGGTCATCGCCGCCGTCGGGCTCGAAGACCGCGCCTCGACGCGCATCGCGAAGCTCAGCGGCGGCCAGCAGCGACGCGTCGACGTGGCGCTCGGCATCGTCGGCAACCCCGAGCTGCTGTTCCTCGACGAGCCGACGACGGGCTTCGACCCGCACGCGCGCCGCGAGTTCTGGGAGCTGATCCGGCGCCTGCAGACCGGCGGCACGACGATCGTGCTCACGACGCACTACCTCGACGAGGCGGCCCAGCTCGCCGACCGGGTGGCCGTCATCGCCCGCGGGCGGCTGCGCGCGATCGGGCCCGTCGCCGGGCTCGGCAGCGCCGAGGCGCGCGTCCCGATCGTGCGCTGGATCGAGGACGGCCGTCCGCGCGAGGAGCGCACGACGACCCCGCTCGCGCTCGCCCGCGCGCTCGGCGAACGGCTGGGCGATGAGCCGCTGGGGCTGGAGATCGTGCGTCCGTCGCTCGAGGACATCTACCTCACGCTCGTGGCCGACGACGCCCCGCAGGCCGAGGAGGCGGCACGATGA
- a CDS encoding Rossmann-like and DUF2520 domain-containing protein: protein MTSPSLSARSPHPSVSVVGAGRLGTVIARALRAAGLTTHGPTRRGEPVPAADVTLLCVPDGEIAAMVATLRGPATLIGHTSGATPLGAADFALHPLQTFLGDERPGILHGIGCAVAGRAPDALATATGLADTLGMRPFAVADEHRATYHAAASVASNYLVTLQDAAERLLAPLGLAGDEARAILAPLVRSTVDNWAARGPEAALTGPIARGDEATVRRQRDAVRAHAAELLPLFDALADRTRALAARTAIPTQAAAPVQAPAPAQGRRAS, encoded by the coding sequence ATGACCTCCCCCTCTCTTTCCGCGCGTTCTCCGCATCCCTCCGTCAGCGTCGTCGGCGCCGGACGGCTCGGGACCGTCATCGCGCGCGCCCTGCGCGCGGCGGGCCTCACGACGCACGGACCGACCCGACGCGGCGAGCCCGTGCCGGCCGCCGACGTCACGCTGCTGTGCGTGCCCGACGGCGAGATCGCGGCGATGGTCGCCACCCTGCGCGGCCCGGCCACGCTCATCGGGCACACGTCGGGCGCGACGCCGCTCGGCGCGGCCGACTTCGCGCTGCACCCGCTGCAGACGTTCCTCGGCGACGAGCGGCCCGGCATCCTGCACGGCATCGGATGCGCCGTCGCGGGCCGCGCCCCCGACGCGCTCGCCACGGCCACCGGGCTCGCCGATACGCTCGGCATGCGGCCGTTCGCCGTCGCCGACGAGCACCGCGCGACGTACCACGCCGCGGCATCCGTCGCCTCGAACTATCTCGTGACGCTGCAGGATGCCGCGGAGCGGCTGCTCGCCCCCCTCGGGCTCGCGGGCGACGAGGCGCGCGCGATCCTGGCCCCGCTCGTGCGCAGCACCGTCGACAACTGGGCCGCACGCGGCCCCGAGGCCGCTCTCACGGGCCCCATCGCGCGCGGTGACGAGGCGACCGTGCGGCGCCAGCGCGACGCCGTGCGCGCCCACGCCGCCGAGCTGCTGCCGCTGTTCGACGCGCTCGCCGACCGCACGCGCGCGCTCGCCGCACGGACCGCCATCCCCACGCAGGCCGCCGCCCCCGTACAGGCCCCCGCCCCCGCACAGGGGAGACGCGCGTCATGA
- the panC gene encoding pantoate--beta-alanine ligase has protein sequence MRIVRTVAEVRAAVAEARRDGRTVGLVPTMGAFHEGHLSLIRRARETTGLVVVSLFVNPTQFAPGEDLSTYPRDEARDAALAERSGADVLFAPEPAEVYPDGFATTVHVSGVTEVLCGAARGAHHFDGVATVVAKLFGMVAPDVAFFGQKDAQQVLVVRRLVRDLDMPVRIEACPIVREADGLAMSSRNVYLTDDDRRRATALNRALAAAERVVESGETGADAVLAAARAELAAAGVDPEYLELRDPDDLHEVDRIAPAALLAVAARVGAARLIDNRILKERR, from the coding sequence ATGAGGATCGTCCGCACGGTCGCCGAGGTGCGCGCCGCCGTGGCCGAGGCACGGCGGGACGGACGGACCGTCGGGCTCGTCCCGACGATGGGCGCCTTCCACGAGGGGCACCTGTCGCTGATCCGCCGCGCGCGCGAGACGACGGGCCTCGTGGTCGTGTCGCTCTTCGTCAACCCCACGCAGTTCGCGCCGGGCGAGGACCTCAGCACGTACCCGCGCGACGAGGCGCGGGACGCCGCGCTGGCCGAGCGGTCCGGCGCCGACGTCCTCTTCGCCCCCGAGCCGGCCGAGGTCTACCCCGACGGCTTCGCGACCACCGTCCACGTCTCGGGCGTCACCGAGGTGCTGTGCGGCGCCGCGCGCGGCGCGCACCACTTCGACGGCGTCGCGACCGTCGTCGCCAAGCTCTTCGGCATGGTCGCGCCCGACGTCGCGTTCTTCGGTCAGAAGGACGCACAGCAGGTGCTCGTCGTGCGCCGCCTCGTGCGCGACCTCGACATGCCCGTGCGCATCGAGGCCTGTCCCATCGTGCGCGAGGCCGACGGCCTGGCGATGAGCTCGCGCAACGTCTACCTCACCGACGACGACCGCCGTCGCGCCACGGCCCTGAACCGCGCCCTCGCGGCGGCCGAGCGCGTCGTCGAGAGCGGCGAGACCGGCGCGGACGCCGTGCTCGCCGCGGCCCGGGCCGAGCTGGCCGCCGCGGGCGTCGACCCCGAATACCTCGAGCTGCGCGACCCCGACGACCTGCACGAGGTCGATCGGATCGCGCCGGCCGCCCTGCTCGCCGTCGCGGCGCGCGTCGGGGCGGCACGACTCATCGACAACCGAATCCTGAAGGAGAGGCGCTGA
- the panD gene encoding aspartate 1-decarboxylase gives MRRTMLKSKIHRATITGSDLNYVGSITIDPDLLERADIREHEQVHVVDVNNGSRFETYTIAGVRGSGTVQVNGAAARLVHAGDTVIVISYADYDEAELDAYEPVVVHVDRDNAIITVDDAVAELRTPPAQHDLAGLRARDVFA, from the coding sequence ATGCGGCGCACGATGCTGAAGTCGAAGATCCACCGCGCGACCATCACCGGGAGCGACCTGAACTACGTGGGCTCGATCACGATCGACCCCGACCTGCTGGAGCGCGCCGACATCCGCGAGCACGAGCAGGTGCACGTGGTCGACGTGAACAACGGCTCGCGCTTCGAGACCTACACGATCGCGGGCGTGCGCGGCTCGGGCACCGTGCAGGTCAACGGCGCCGCGGCGCGCCTCGTGCACGCGGGCGACACCGTCATCGTGATCTCCTACGCCGACTACGACGAGGCCGAGCTCGACGCGTACGAGCCGGTCGTCGTGCACGTCGACCGCGACAACGCGATCATCACGGTCGACGACGCCGTCGCCGAGCTGCGCACGCCGCCCGCGCAGCACGACCTCGCGGGTCTGCGCGCCAGGGACGTGTTCGCGTGA
- the panB gene encoding 3-methyl-2-oxobutanoate hydroxymethyltransferase: MSVQPAASARRPVTLPELAERKALGQPIAMITAYDYASARVAEAAGADMVLVGDSAAMTVLGYPSTVPVSVDEMIMLTAAVRRGLSVPLLVADLPFGSYERSDEQAVETAQRFVKETGCDAVKIERGGTTVDRARAIVAAGIAVVGHVGLTPQTAVLAGGFRAQGRTAEAALEVCRAAVALQDAGCSAIVFEAIPSDVTEVVMPLMRIPVIGIGAGPATDGQVLVFHDVLGMHDGHQPRFVKRYASLLESMTAAVTDYVAEVHAGAFPTAAHGYGMAAGEAERLRELIALSEIGLRHPVTDPSPTTLVS; this comes from the coding sequence GTGAGCGTGCAGCCCGCGGCATCCGCGCGCCGCCCGGTCACCCTGCCGGAGCTCGCCGAGCGCAAGGCGCTCGGTCAGCCGATCGCGATGATCACCGCCTACGACTACGCGAGCGCGCGGGTCGCCGAGGCCGCGGGCGCCGACATGGTGCTCGTGGGCGACTCGGCCGCGATGACGGTGCTCGGCTATCCCAGCACCGTGCCCGTCTCGGTCGACGAGATGATCATGCTCACCGCCGCCGTGCGCCGCGGCCTCTCGGTGCCGCTGCTCGTCGCCGACCTGCCGTTCGGCTCGTACGAGCGCTCCGACGAGCAGGCGGTCGAGACCGCGCAGCGGTTCGTGAAGGAGACCGGCTGCGACGCCGTGAAGATCGAGCGCGGCGGCACGACGGTCGACCGGGCGCGCGCGATCGTGGCCGCCGGCATCGCCGTCGTGGGGCACGTGGGCCTCACGCCGCAGACGGCCGTGCTCGCCGGCGGGTTCCGCGCGCAGGGACGCACCGCGGAGGCCGCCCTCGAGGTGTGCCGCGCCGCCGTCGCCCTGCAGGACGCGGGATGCTCGGCGATCGTCTTCGAGGCGATCCCGAGCGACGTGACCGAGGTCGTCATGCCGCTCATGCGCATCCCGGTGATCGGCATCGGCGCGGGCCCTGCCACCGACGGGCAGGTGCTCGTGTTCCACGACGTGCTGGGGATGCACGACGGCCATCAGCCGCGGTTCGTGAAGCGCTACGCGAGCCTGCTGGAGAGCATGACCGCCGCGGTCACCGACTACGTCGCCGAGGTGCACGCGGGCGCCTTCCCCACGGCCGCGCACGGCTACGGCATGGCCGCCGGCGAGGCCGAGCGGCTGCGCGAGCTGATCGCCCTGTCGGAGATCGGCCTGCGGCATCCCGTGACCGACCCGTCGCCGACTACGCTCGTATCGTGA
- a CDS encoding pyridoxal phosphate-dependent aminotransferase, translated as MTERAPLSRKPRVSRKLSAIAESATLKVDAKAKALKAEGKPVISYAAGEPDFPTPAFVVDAAAEALHDPANFRYTPAAGLPVLREAIAAKTLRDSGLEVSPSQVVVTNGGKQAVYQAFQAVVNPGDEVLLPAPYWTTYPEAIRLADGVPVEVFAGADQEYKVTVAQLEAARTDRTTVLVFVSPSNPTGSVYTPEETAAIGQWALEHGIWVITDEIYQNLVYDGVRAMSIVEAVPELAGQTLLLNGVAKTYAMTGWRVGWMVGPADAIKLAANLQSHLSSNVNNVAQRAAAAALTGSQDDAEQMRLAFDRRRRLIVDELSKIPGVTVPTPLGAFYVYPDVTGLLGKTWRGVTPTTTLELADLILDEAEVAVVPGEAFGPSGYLRLSYALGDDQLLEGAQRLQRLFT; from the coding sequence GTGACTGAACGCGCCCCGCTCTCCCGCAAGCCCCGTGTGTCCCGGAAGCTCAGTGCCATCGCCGAGTCGGCCACCCTCAAGGTCGACGCCAAGGCCAAGGCGCTGAAGGCCGAAGGCAAGCCCGTCATCTCCTACGCCGCCGGCGAGCCCGACTTCCCCACCCCGGCGTTCGTCGTGGATGCCGCCGCCGAGGCGCTGCACGACCCCGCGAACTTCCGCTACACGCCGGCGGCGGGCCTGCCGGTGCTGCGCGAGGCGATCGCCGCCAAGACGCTGCGCGACTCGGGGCTCGAGGTCTCGCCGAGCCAGGTCGTCGTCACCAACGGCGGCAAGCAGGCCGTGTACCAGGCCTTCCAGGCGGTCGTGAACCCGGGCGACGAGGTGCTGCTGCCGGCGCCGTACTGGACGACCTACCCCGAGGCGATCCGCCTGGCCGACGGCGTGCCCGTCGAGGTGTTCGCGGGCGCCGACCAGGAGTACAAGGTCACGGTCGCGCAGCTCGAGGCCGCGCGCACCGACCGCACGACCGTGCTCGTGTTCGTGTCGCCCTCGAACCCCACGGGCTCCGTGTACACCCCCGAGGAGACCGCCGCGATCGGCCAGTGGGCCCTCGAGCACGGCATCTGGGTCATCACCGACGAGATCTACCAGAACCTCGTCTACGACGGCGTGCGCGCCATGTCGATCGTCGAGGCCGTGCCGGAGCTGGCCGGCCAGACCCTGCTGCTCAACGGCGTCGCCAAGACGTATGCGATGACGGGCTGGCGCGTGGGCTGGATGGTGGGCCCCGCCGACGCCATCAAGCTCGCCGCGAACCTGCAGTCGCACCTCAGCTCCAACGTCAACAACGTCGCTCAGCGCGCCGCCGCGGCCGCGCTCACGGGATCGCAGGACGACGCCGAGCAGATGCGCCTGGCGTTCGACCGCCGCCGCCGCCTGATCGTCGACGAGCTGTCGAAGATCCCCGGCGTCACGGTGCCGACGCCGCTCGGCGCCTTCTACGTCTACCCCGACGTGACGGGGCTGCTCGGCAAGACCTGGCGCGGCGTCACCCCGACCACGACGCTGGAGCTCGCCGACCTCATCCTCGACGAGGCCGAGGTCGCCGTCGTGCCCGGCGAGGCCTTCGGCCCCAGCGGCTACCTGCGCCTGTCGTACGCCCTCGGCGACGACCAGCTGCTCGAGGGCGCCCAGCGCCTCCAGCGCCTGTTCACCTGA
- a CDS encoding trypsin-like serine peptidase: MARTRNGAVSAAATIAAALLLAGCTATGTTDEALPWPEPTVPWTDEAKEPLASPLSLEALVAFSGVVALNAGSSCSGTLIDTGVPAGPGYVLTNGHCVGDVGRPPQQTTIDEDWFGTAEFLRAEGNLDGTFTAEVVELAYSTMRHTDTAIVRLDRTLGELQDLGLRAVPIAAAEPAKGSTAVNVGVPVQDIADPADIVLRRGECTLGAQHTLLESHWLWSGAWSNDCEGIQQGSSGSGVFAVDADGAPTEIVAMINTTSWGALAEEACELNGPCEVTADGVAMAPRTSYAQSVAGVGRCFDAVTGVFALGDACPLPVSDLTALAGGGAFRGGGLLDGFGRTPQAELVGARPGTVRTALVPLGDATACGDAATYAGADAQPLPGGEGVGWGEGLVVEPVLPETEGRYALCAVQGENYAGAATIVFTVDRTPPVWPAGATVERIDDVVVVQPFVRSPELANSRYTWGPLGEADCDDTASFEGFRIVPLMIEATDLPATYCLYQTDSAGNPTPVTRIDIPAL, encoded by the coding sequence ATGGCGCGCACGAGGAACGGAGCGGTGTCGGCCGCGGCGACGATCGCGGCGGCGCTGCTGCTGGCGGGCTGCACCGCGACGGGCACGACGGACGAGGCGCTGCCGTGGCCCGAGCCGACCGTGCCGTGGACCGACGAGGCGAAGGAGCCCCTGGCATCCCCGCTGTCCCTCGAGGCGCTCGTGGCGTTCAGCGGTGTCGTGGCGCTCAACGCGGGCTCGTCGTGCAGCGGCACGCTCATCGACACGGGCGTGCCGGCCGGCCCGGGCTACGTGCTCACCAACGGCCACTGCGTCGGCGACGTCGGCCGTCCGCCGCAGCAGACGACGATCGACGAGGACTGGTTCGGCACCGCGGAGTTCCTGCGCGCCGAGGGGAACCTCGACGGCACGTTCACGGCCGAGGTCGTCGAGCTCGCGTACTCGACCATGCGCCACACCGACACCGCGATCGTGCGCCTCGACCGCACCCTGGGCGAGCTGCAGGACCTCGGCCTGCGCGCCGTGCCCATCGCCGCCGCGGAGCCCGCGAAGGGCAGCACCGCCGTCAACGTCGGCGTGCCGGTGCAGGACATCGCCGACCCCGCCGACATCGTGCTGCGCCGCGGCGAATGCACGCTCGGTGCGCAGCACACGCTGCTGGAGAGCCACTGGCTGTGGTCCGGCGCATGGTCGAACGACTGCGAGGGGATCCAGCAGGGCTCGAGCGGGTCGGGCGTGTTCGCGGTCGATGCCGACGGCGCGCCGACCGAGATCGTCGCGATGATCAACACGACCTCGTGGGGCGCCCTCGCCGAGGAGGCGTGCGAGCTGAACGGGCCGTGCGAGGTCACGGCCGACGGCGTCGCGATGGCGCCGCGCACCAGCTATGCGCAGTCGGTCGCGGGCGTCGGCCGTTGCTTCGACGCCGTCACGGGCGTGTTCGCGCTCGGCGACGCGTGCCCCCTGCCCGTGTCGGACCTCACGGCGCTCGCCGGCGGCGGCGCCTTCCGCGGCGGCGGCCTGCTCGACGGCTTCGGCCGCACGCCGCAGGCCGAGCTCGTCGGCGCCCGCCCGGGCACCGTGCGCACGGCGCTCGTGCCGCTCGGCGATGCGACGGCGTGCGGGGATGCCGCGACCTACGCGGGCGCCGACGCGCAGCCGCTGCCCGGGGGAGAGGGCGTCGGCTGGGGCGAGGGGCTCGTCGTCGAGCCCGTGCTGCCCGAGACCGAGGGCCGGTACGCGCTGTGCGCCGTGCAGGGCGAGAACTACGCGGGCGCCGCGACGATCGTCTTCACGGTCGACCGCACGCCGCCCGTGTGGCCCGCGGGCGCGACGGTCGAGCGGATCGACGACGTGGTCGTCGTGCAGCCGTTCGTGCGGTCGCCGGAGCTCGCGAACTCGCGCTACACCTGGGGCCCGCTCGGCGAGGCCGACTGCGACGACACCGCCTCGTTCGAGGGCTTCCGCATCGTCCCGCTCATGATCGAGGCCACCGACCTGCCCGCCACCTACTGCCTCTACCAGACCGACAGCGCCGGCAACCCGACCCCCGTCACCCGCATCGACATCCCCGCGCTCTGA
- a CDS encoding UDP-N-acetylmuramate dehydrogenase — protein sequence MPKIAPIPLSELTTLRVGGTPARMVEATTRDELVETLRALWDDREPWLVLGGGSNVLVADEPFDGTVVLIRTQGVKRLPSPREGFERLRVQAGHEWDRLVAFTVDEGLAGIAAMSGIPGTAGAAPIQNIGAYGQEVVQTLVEVELLDESTGEVSVVPAAELGLGLRTSVLKQHYGSVPVRPAVVLSITLELERVGRGDVPVRGAQLRQALGLDASAAVSLAWIRETVLRIRAGKGMVLDETDADTHSAGSFFQNPVVSASFARTLPDDCPRWPMAPDADPVTVIPLGSWDGQVPVRRPAVPDVKLSAAWLIEHVGLRKGFRLPRSRAGLSTKHALALTNRGGATAGEVAELARLAVQRVQSDFGIILQPEPVLVGVEL from the coding sequence ATGCCCAAGATCGCGCCGATCCCGCTCTCCGAGCTCACGACGCTGCGCGTCGGCGGCACGCCCGCCCGCATGGTCGAGGCGACGACGCGCGACGAGCTGGTCGAGACGCTGCGCGCCCTCTGGGACGACCGCGAGCCGTGGCTCGTGCTCGGCGGCGGATCGAACGTGCTCGTCGCCGACGAGCCCTTCGACGGCACCGTGGTGCTGATCCGCACGCAGGGTGTCAAGCGGCTGCCGTCGCCCCGCGAGGGCTTCGAACGGCTGCGGGTGCAGGCCGGCCACGAGTGGGACCGCCTCGTCGCGTTCACGGTCGACGAGGGGCTCGCGGGCATCGCCGCGATGAGCGGCATCCCGGGCACCGCCGGCGCGGCCCCGATCCAGAACATCGGCGCCTACGGGCAGGAGGTCGTGCAGACCCTCGTCGAGGTCGAGCTGCTCGACGAGTCGACGGGCGAGGTCTCCGTCGTCCCCGCCGCCGAGCTCGGCCTGGGGCTGCGCACGTCGGTGCTCAAGCAGCACTACGGCTCCGTGCCCGTCCGCCCCGCCGTCGTGCTCTCGATCACGCTCGAGCTCGAGCGCGTGGGGCGCGGCGACGTGCCCGTGCGCGGCGCGCAGCTGCGCCAGGCGCTGGGGCTCGACGCGTCGGCGGCGGTGTCGCTCGCGTGGATCCGCGAGACCGTGCTGCGCATCCGCGCCGGCAAGGGCATGGTGCTCGACGAGACGGATGCCGACACGCATAGCGCCGGGTCGTTCTTCCAGAACCCGGTCGTCTCGGCGTCGTTCGCGCGCACCCTGCCCGACGACTGCCCGCGCTGGCCGATGGCGCCCGACGCCGATCCCGTCACCGTGATCCCGCTCGGCAGCTGGGACGGGCAGGTCCCCGTGCGGCGGCCCGCGGTGCCCGACGTCAAGCTGTCGGCCGCGTGGCTCATCGAGCACGTCGGGCTGCGCAAGGGCTTCCGGCTGCCGCGCTCGCGCGCGGGGCTCTCGACCAAGCACGCGCTCGCGCTCACCAACCGCGGCGGCGCGACCGCCGGGGAGGTCGCCGAGCTCGCCCGCCTCGCGGTGCAGCGCGTGCAGTCGGACTTCGGCATCATCCTGCAGCCCGAGCCCGTGCTCGTCGGCGTCGAGCTCTGA